The Manihot esculenta cultivar AM560-2 chromosome 1, M.esculenta_v8, whole genome shotgun sequence genome has a window encoding:
- the LOC110620934 gene encoding protein TOC75-3, chloroplastic, with translation MSSFAAATNVITNTPLSSSSSVRSRRNSCASAAVPYRVSSFKRDLPSSSSLQNPKPRNSILQSLSKPLALAGAGASVATLLLRFTPILNDGPGNFGGDNGGDWFGGGGGGGGGGDGFGEGGFWKRLFSPAPAIADESQSQEWDSHGLPANIVVQLSKLSGFKKYKISEILFFDQWRGATGGTEDSFFEMVSLRPGGIYTKAQLQKELETLATCGMFEKVEMEGKANPDGTLGITISFSESTWQSADKFRCINVGLMTQSKPVEMDPDMTDKEMLEYYKNQEKDYRRRIEKARPCLLPPAVHREVLQMLRDQGKVSARLLQKIRDRVQKWYHDEGYACAQVVNFGNLNTKEVVCEVVEGDITQLVIQFQDKLGNVVEGNTQLAVVRRELPKQLRKGQVFNIEAGKQALRNINSLALFSNIEVNPRPDEKNEGGIIVEIKLKELEPKSAEVSTEWSIVPGRGGRPTLASFQPGGTVSFEHRNIKGLNRSILGSITTSNFFLPQDDLAFKLEYVHPYLDGVYNPRNRTLRASCFNSRKLSPVFTGGPGVDEVPPIWVDRAGLKANITENFTRQSKFTYGIVMEEITTRDESSHISANGQRVLPSGGISADGPPTTLSGTGIDRMTFLQANITRDNTKFINGAVVGERNVFQVDQGLGIGSKFPFFNRHQLTITRFIQLKKVEEGAGKSPPPVLVLHGHYGGCVGDLPSYDAFTLGGPYSVRGYNMGELGAARNIIELGAEIRIPVRNTHLYAFAEHGNDLGTSKDVKGNPTEVYRRVGHGSSYGVGVKLGLVRAEYAVDHNTGTGSLFFRFGERY, from the exons ATGTCCTCTTTCGCAGCAGCCACCAACGTAATAACCAACACTCCActctcctcctcttcctccgtACGCTCCCGCCGCAATTCATGTGCTAGTGCCGCCGTTCCCTACCGTGTTTCATCCTTCAAACGCGATCTTCCATCCTCTTCATCGCTTCAAAACCCTAAACCCCGTAATTCCATACTTCAATCACTGTCTAAGCCTCTTGCTCTTGCTGGCGCTGGCGCTTCCGTCGCTACTCTCCTCCTGCGATTTACTCCCATTCTCAACGACGGACCTGGCAACTTTGGTGGTGATAATGGCGGAGATTGGTTCGGAGGAggcggtggtggaggtgggggcgGAGATGGTTTTGGTGAGGGAGGGTTCTGGAAGCGACTGTTTTCTCCGGCGCCGGCAATTGCCGACGAGTCGCAGTCACAGGAATGGGATTCACATGGTCTTCCGGCTAATATTGTGGTTCAGCTAAGTAAACTGAGTGGCTTCAAGAAGTACAAAATTTCAGAAATCCTCTTCTTCGATCAGTGGCGAGGGGCTACCGGGGGCACTGAAGACTCTTTCTTTGAGATGGTCTCTCTACGACCTGGTGGAATTTACACCAAAGCACAGCTCCAGAAGGAGCTCGAAACGCTAGCCACTTGTGGAATGTTCGAGAAAGTAGAGATGGAAGGAAAAGCTAACCCGGATGGAACCCTAGGCATAACTATTTCATTTTCAGAAAGCACCTGGCAATCAGCTGATAAGTTCAGGTGCATAAATGTAGGATTAATGACGCAATCGAAACCCGTGGAAATGGATCCAGATATGACCGACAAAGAAATGCTAGAGTATTACAAGAATCAGGAGAAGGATTACAGGAGGAGGATAGAGAAGGCGAGGCCGTGCTTGTTACCACCGGCAGTGCACAGAGAGGTGCTTCAGATGTTGAGAGACCAGGGGAAGGTCAGCGCAAGGTTGTTGCAGAAGATTAGGGATAGAGTGCAGAAATGGTACCATGATGAAGGTTATGCGTGTGCTCAGGTTGTCAATTTTGGGAATTTGAATACCAAGGAGGTAGTCTGTGAGGTGGTGGAAGGGGATATTACGCAGTTGGTTATTCAGTTCCAAGATAAGCTTGGGAATGTTGTTGAAGGGAACACACAGCTTGCTGTTGTTAGGAGGGAATTGCCCAAACAG CTTCGAAAAGGTCAAGTTTTTAACATTGAAGCTGGGAAACAAGCTCTCAGGAACATAAACTCATTGGCCTTATTTTCAAATATTGAAGTGAATCCAAGGCCTGATGAGAAGAATGAGGGAGGAATAATTGTTGAGATTAAACTTAAAGAACTAGAGCCAAAATCAGCTGAAGTTAGCACTGAGTGGAGTATTGTTCCAGGACGTGGAGGGCGTCCCACATTG GCCTCATTCCAGCCAGGTGGAACTGTTTCTTTTGAACATCGGAATATCAAAGGGCTGAATCGATCCATTCTTGGTTCCATAACCACCAGCAATTTCTTCTTGCCTCAG GATGATCTTGCTTTTAAGCTTGAGTACGTTCATCCATATTTGGATGGTGTATATAATCCACGCAACCGTACTCTCCGTGCAAGCTGCTTCAACAGCCGGAAATTAAGTCCAGTTTTCACTGGTGGACCAGGAGTCGATGAAGTTCCTCCTATATGGGTTGATCGTGCTGGCCTCAAAGCCAACATTACAGAG AATTTCACTCGTCAGAGTAAATTCACTTATGGAATTGTGATGGAAGAGATAACAACACGAGATGAAAGCAGTCATATCTCTGCCAATGGTCAAAGAGTGTTGCCAAGTGGTGGAATTAGTGCGGATGGGCCTCCAACAACCCTCAGTGGTACTGGCATTGACCGAATGACATTTCTACAAGCAAATATCACGCGTGATAACACCAAGTTCATAAATGGAGCTGTAGTTGGTGAGAGGAACGTGTTTCAG GTGGACCAAGGCCTTGGAATTGGCAGCAAGTTTCCTTTCTTTAACCGTCACCAACTAACCATCACACGATTTATACAGTTGAAGAAAGTGGAGGAAGGTGCCGGTAAATCACCACCACCTGTACTAGTCCTGCATGGCCATTATGGCGGTTGTGTAGGAGATCTTCCAAGTTATGATGCCTTTACCCTTGGGGGACCTTATTCTGTGAGGGGCTATAACATGGGGGAATTGGGAGCTGCTAGAAACATCATTGAG CTTGGAGCTGAAATACGGATACCTGTGAGAAATACGCACTTGTATGCATTTGCTGAGCATGGAAATGATCTGGGAACTTCTAAGGATGTGAAGGGGAACCCAACAGAGGTCTACAGGAGAGTGGGTCATGGTTCATCATATGGTGTTGGTGTCAAGCTGGGTTTGGTACGTGCAGAGTATGCTGTTGATCATAATACTGGTACTGGATCATTGTTCTTTCGTTTTGGGGAAAGATATTGA
- the LOC110621048 gene encoding transcription factor LUX, with protein MGEEVKMREHEANGDEERVALWEIGLPSADDLTPLSQLLIPPELASAFSISPEPHRTILEVNQASKNTITNLRGAGGGGQLNALSSNNFKSYNEDRTRYPMVVEPEAEENNMDLDVSGYESRKLRKIDSEEADSALRTENSDEDPSAKTLKRPRLVWTPQLHKRFVDVVGYLGIKSAVPKTIMQLMNVEGLTRENVASHLQKYRLYLKRMQGLSSEGPSSSDQLFASTPLPQSLRESGSGGGGGSGTAHVNGHLGMSIPAPYHPAAGPIMPMPVYGHMGIQMGNNHHHHGFDGHMPYNMLQQRDWSGNNYGSGASYPHYTQHVASPNGKK; from the coding sequence ATGGGAGAGGAAGTGAAGATGAGAGAGCACGAAGCCAACGGAGATGAAGAGAGAGTTGCACTGTGGGAGATTGGCCTGCCTTCTGCCGATGATCTCACCCCTTTGTCTCAACTGTTAATTCCCCCGGAACTTGCATCGGCATTCAGTATCTCGCCGGAACCTCACCGCACGATTCTAGAAGTCAACCAAGCTTCGAAAAATACTATCACGAATCTCCGTGGCGCCGGGGGTGGGGGACAGTTAAACGCGCTGTCGTCGAATAATTTCAAGTCTTATAATGAAGACCGAACTCGTTACCCTATGGTCGTAGAGCCGGAGGCGGAGGAGAACAATATGGATCTGGACGTTTCGGGATACGAGTCGAGGAAGTTGAGGAAAATTGATTCGGAAGAGGCGGATTCAGCTTTGAGAACGGAGAATTCCGACGAAGATCCGTCGGCAAAGACGCTGAAACGTCCACGTCTCGTGTGGACCCCGCAGCTGCACAAGAGATTCGTCGATGTGGTGGGTTATCTCGGTATCAAAAGCGCTGTACCGAAGACCATCATGCAGTTGATGAACGTGGAAGGTTTGACCCGCGAGAATGTGGCGAGCCATTTGCAGAAGTACCGCCTTTATTTGAAGAGGATGCAGGGGTTGTCGAGTGAGGGTCCCTCGTCTTCTGATCAGTTGTTTGCCTCCACACCCTTGCCGCAGAGCTTGCGTGAGAGTGGTAGTGGCGGTGGTGGAGGGAGTGGAACCGCCCACGTGAATGGACATTTGGGAATGTCCATTCCTGCCCCTTATCATCCCGCGGCGGGCCCGATTATGCCAATGCCGGTATATGGGCACATGGGGATACAAATGGGCAATAATCATCACCATCATGGGTTCGATGGTCATATGCCCTATAACATGTTACAACAGAGGGATTGGAGCGGGAATAATTATGGTTCGGGCGCATCTTACCCGCATTATACCCAGCATGTTGCTTCTCCTAACGGTAAAAAGTGA
- the LOC110620399 gene encoding uncharacterized protein LOC110620399, producing MAMACVFLTPPPPLLSITASKSHHSSLITTHSAILPFTSSSTPLRPKTAFHFHKILLRETHVWRTYATPEEALPSDTVTPLESSQQIVFSTDDGTANIISALLFVAFAVLSILTVGVIYLGVTDFLEKREKEKFEKEEKATKKKNGKKRRVRARAGPRGFGQKINEDDDDD from the exons ATGGCTATGGCATGTGTATTTCTGACTCcacctcctcctcttctttcaATTACCGCCTCCAAGTCTCATCATTCTTCTCTTATTACCACCCACTCCGCAATTCTGCCCTTCACCTCCTCATCGACGCCCCTCAGACCAAAAACAGCCTTCCATTTCCACAAGATTCTCCTACGGGAAACCCATGTATGGAGGACCTACGCTACCCCTGAGGAGGCCTTGCCTTCAGACACTGTAACCCCTCTTGAGAGCTCTCAGCAGATAGTCTTCTCCACTGATGATGGAACCGCCAACATCATATCGGCTCTTCTCTTCGTTGCCTTTGCTGTTTTGTCCATCCTCACTGTTGGG GTAATATATTTAGGAGTAACTGATTTCTTGGAGAAGAGGGAGAAAGAGAAGTTTGAGAAGGAAGAGAAGGCCACGAAGAAGAAGAATGGGAAAAAAAGAAGGGTGAGAGCAAGGGCAGGACCTAGGGGATTTGGGCAGAAGATTaatgaggatgatgatgatgattag
- the LOC110621476 gene encoding pumilio homolog 2 isoform X1: MLSELGRRPMVGTNDGSFGDDLEKEIGLLLREQRRQEAGDLEKELNLYRSGSAPPTVEGSLSAVGGLLGNGSGGASAAFAEFVSGKKGNGLESEEELRSDPAYLSYYYSNVNLNPRLPPPLISREDWRFAQILKGGGSSVLGGIGDRRNVNRADNGKGRSLFSMPPGFDSRKHESGIEPDKVHSSAEWGGNGLIGLPGLGIGSKQKSIAEIFQDDLGHATSGTGHRSRPASSNAVNGKIETPASAEAELAHLRHKLSSTDTLRSGSNGRGSSAAQNIGPPPYSYAAAVGSSLSRSTTPDPQLVARVPSPCPTPIGQGRASASEKRGVTGSNSFNGVISHIGESTDLAAALSGMNLSTNGVKNEENCEDVDIFGIQGGQNHEKQNAYIQKVESRHLHMPSLSQSAKISYSDLAKSNGSGSDVNISNLVADRHVELQKSGVHSGSSYMKGSPTSTLNSGGGLSMQYQHLDNANSSLPNYGLSGYSVNPALASMMASQFGTGNLPMLLENVAAASAVAVSGMDSRVLGGGLGSGANITAAASESHNLGRVGSPMAGGTLQAPFVDPLYLQYLRTPEYAAHLAALNDPSIDRNYLGNSYMNILELQKAYVGALLSSQQSQSAVPIGGKSGTSSHHGYYGNPAFGVGMSYPGSPLASPVIPNSPVGPGSPIRHSELNVHFPSAMRNLAGGIIGPWHLDTGVKMDDSFASTLLEEFKSNKTKCLELSEIAGHVVEFSADQYGSRFIQQKLETATTDEKNMVYKEIMPHALALMTDVFGNYVIQKFFEHGLPSQRRELAGKLFGHVLTLSLQMYGCRVIQKAIEVVDLDQKIKMVEELDGHVMRCVRDQNGNHVIQKCIECVPEENIQFIVSTFFDQVVTLSTHPYGCRVIQRILEHCEDPKTQSKVMDEILGAVSMLAQDQYGNYVVQHVLEHGKPHERSAIIKELAGKIVQMSQQKFASNVVEKCLSFGGPSERELLVNEMLGTTDENEPLQAMMKDQFANYVVQKVLETCDDQQRELILTRIKIHLNALKKYTYGKHIVARVEKLVAAGERRIAAQSLHPA; encoded by the exons ATGTTATCTGAATTGGGTAGGCGACCGATGGTAGGAACTAATGACGGATCATTTGGTGATGATTTAGAGAAGGAAATAGGGTTGTTGCTGCGCGAACAACGAAGGCAAGAGGCTGGTGATCTCGAGAAAGAGCTCAATTTGTACAGAAGTGGTTCTGCGCCTCCAACTGTGGAGGGTTCATTGAGTGCAGTTGGGGGCTTGCTAGGTAATGGAAGCGGTGGTGCTAGTGCTGCGTTTGCTGAGTTTGTTAGTGGCAAAAAGGGGAATGGGCTTGAATCAGAGGAAGAGCTTAGGTCTGATCCTGCTTATCTTTCATACTATTATTCAAATGTGAATTTGAATCCTAGGCTTCCACCTCCTTTGATTTCCAGGGAGGATTGGAGGTTCGCACAAATATTGAAGGGGGGAGGAAGTTCCGTTTTAGGTGGGATTGGAGATAGGCGGAACGTCAATAGGGCTGATAATGGGAAAGGAAGATCTCTGTTCTCTATGCCTCCAGGATTTGATTCAAGGAAACATGAAAGTGGGATTGAGCCTGACAAGGTTCATAGCTCTGCGGAGTGGGGTGGTAATGGGCTGATTGGGTTACCAGGTTTAGGTATTGGGAGTAAACAGAAGAGTATTGCAGAAATCTTTCAG GATGATTTGGGGCATGCAACTTCTGGGACAGGGCACCGTTCGCGCCCAGCCAGCAGTAATGCAGTTAATGGAAAAATTGAGACTCCAGCTTCAGCTGAAGCTGAGCTGGCTCATTTGCGCCACAAGCTGTCATCTACAGATACTTTACGATCAGGTTCAAATGGTCGGGGCTCATCTGCTGCCCAAAATATTGGGCCTCCTCCTTATTCTTATGCTGCTGCTGTAGGTTCTTCCTTGTCTAGAAGTACTACTCCTGATCCTCAACTTGTTGCTAGGGTCCCAAGCCCTTGCCCTACACCCATTGGACAGGGGAGGGCTTCTGCATCTGAAAAGAGAGGTGTTACTGGTTCAAACTCATTTAATGGTGTTATATCCCACATAGGCGAGTCTACAGATTTGGCAGCTGCTTTGTCTGGCATGAACTTGTCAACAAATGGTGTGAAGAATGAAGAAAACTGTGAGGATGTTGATATCTTTGGTATCCAAGGAGGTCAGAATCATGAGAAGCAAAATGCTTACATACAGAAAGTTGAATCTAGACATTTACACATGCCTTCCCTCTCTCAATCAGCAAAGATTTCCTACTCTGATTTGGCTAAGAGCAATGGCAGTGGATCAGATGTGAATATCTCAAACTTGGTAGCTGATAGGCATGTTGAACTGCAGAAATCTGGTGTTCATTCTGGCAGTTCTTACATGAAAGGATCACCAACCTCCACTCTTAATAGTGGAGGTGGCTTATCAATGCAGTACCAGCATCTAGATAATGCAAATTCTTCTCTGCCAAACTATGGGTTAAGTGGATATTCAGTCAATCCAGCATTGGCTTCTATGATGGCCAGCCAATTTGGCACTGGTAATCTACCAATGTTATTGGAAAATGTTGCTGCAGCCTCAGCTGTGGCCGTCTCTGGAATGGACTCAAGAGTGCTTGGAGGAGGACTGGGGTCTGGTGCAAATATAACAGCTGCTGCCTCTGAGTCTCATAATCTTGGAAGAGTCGGTAGTCCAATGGCTGGGGGCACCCTTCAGGCACCTTTTGTTGATCCATTATATCTCCAGTACTTGAGGACTCCTGAGTATGCTGCCCATCTTGCAGCTCTTAATGATCCCTCAATTGATAGGAACTATTTAGGTAATTCTTACATGAATATCCTTGAACTTCAGAAAGCTTATGTTGGAGCTCTTTTATCATCTCAGCAATCACAGTCTGCAGTGCCAATTGGCGGTAAATCTGGCACTTCTAGTCATCATGGCTATTATGGGAATCCTGCTTTTGGTGTTGGTATGTCATATCCTGGAAGTCCTTTGGCAAGTCCTGTTATTCCAAATTCTCCAGTTGGACCTGGCAGTCCTATAAGACACAGTGAGCTGAATGTGCATTTTCCTTCCGCGATGAGGAACTTAGCTGGGGGCATCATTGGACCATGGCACTTGGACACAGGAGTAAAAATGGATGATAGCTTTGCATCCACTCTTCTGGAAGAGTTTAAGAGCAACAAAACCAAGTGTCTTGAACTTTCAGAAATTGCTGGCCACGTTGTTGAGTTCAG TGCGGACCAGTATGGAAGTAGGTTCATTCAACAAAAACTTGAGACAGCCACAACTGATGAGAAAAACATGGTTTACAAGGAAATCATGCCCCATGCTCTTGCATTAATGACTGATGTGTTTGGTAATTATGTAATTCAGAAG TTCTTTGAGCACGGGCTTCCTTCACAGAGAAGAGAACTGGCTGGCAAGCTTTTTGGTCATGTTTTGACACTTAGCTTACAAATGTATGGTTGTCGAGTGATCCAGAAG GCAATTGAGGTTGTTGACCTGGACCAGAAGATCAAAATGGTAGAAGAGCTTGATGGTCATGTCATGCGATGTGTACGTGATCAGAACGGGAACCATGTAATCCAAAAGTGTATCGAATGTGTCCCTGAAGAAAATATCCAATTTATTGTCTCAACATTCTTTGATCAAGTTGTGACACTCTCCACCCATCCATATGGGTGCCGTGTGATACAG AGGATATTAGAGCACTGCGAGGACCCAAAAACACAAAGTAAAGTCATGGATGAGATTTTAGGAGCGGTTAGCATGTTAGCACAAGATCAATATGGCAACTATGTCGTTCAG CATGTGCTGGAGCACGGAAAACCTCATGAACGATCCGCTATTATTAAGGAGTTAGCTGGGAAGATAGTTCAGATGAGCCAGCAGAAGTTCGCCTCCAATGTTGTGGAGAAGTGTTTATCTTTTGGTGGTCCCAGTGAGCGAGAGTTACTGGTGAATGAGATGCTTGGAACCACTGATGAAAATGAGCCTCTTCAG GCAATGATGAAAGATCAATTTGCAAACTATGTCGTACAAAAAGTGCTTGAGACTTGTGATGATCAACAACGCGAGTTGATTCTTACTcgaataaaaattcatttaaatgcaTTGAAGAAGTATACCTATGGAAAGCATATCGTTGCTCGTGTGGAGAAACTTGTTGCTGCTGGGG AAAGGAGAATCGCCGCACAGTCTCTGCACCCTGCTTAG
- the LOC110621476 gene encoding pumilio homolog 2 isoform X2 produces the protein MLSELGRRPMVGTNDGSFGDDLEKEIGLLLREQRRQEAGDLEKELNLYRSGSAPPTVEGSLSAVGGLLGNGSGGASAAFAEFVSGKKGNGLESEEELRSDPAYLSYYYSNVNLNPRLPPPLISREDWRFAQILKGGGSSVLGGIGDRRNVNRADNGKGRSLFSMPPGFDSRKHESGIEPDKVHSSAEWGGNGLIGLPGLGIGSKQKSIAEIFQDDLGHATSGTGHRSRPASSNAVNGKIETPASAEAELAHLRHKLSSTDTLRSGSNGRGSSAAQNIGPPPYSYAAAVGSSLSRSTTPDPQLVARVPSPCPTPIGQGRASASEKRGVTGSNSFNGVISHIGESTDLAAALSGMNLSTNGVKNEENCEDVDIFGIQGGQNHEKQNAYIQKVESRHLHMPSLSQSAKISYSDLAKSNGSGSDVNISNLVADRHVELQKSGVHSGSSYMKGSPTSTLNSGGGLSMQYQHLDNANSSLPNYGLSGYSVNPALASMMASQFGTGNLPMLLENVAAASAVAVSGMDSRVLGGGLGSGANITAAASESHNLGRVGSPMAGGTLQAPFVDPLYLQYLRTPEYAAHLAALNDPSIDRNYLGNSYMNILELQKAYVGALLSSQQSQSAVPIGGKSGTSSHHGYYGNPAFGVGMSYPGSPLASPVIPNSPVGPGSPIRHSELNVHFPSAMRNLAGGIIGPWHLDTGVKMDDSFASTLLEEFKSNKTKCLELSEIAGHVVEFSADQYGSRFIQQKLETATTDEKNMVYKEIMPHALALMTDVFGNYVIQKAIEVVDLDQKIKMVEELDGHVMRCVRDQNGNHVIQKCIECVPEENIQFIVSTFFDQVVTLSTHPYGCRVIQRILEHCEDPKTQSKVMDEILGAVSMLAQDQYGNYVVQHVLEHGKPHERSAIIKELAGKIVQMSQQKFASNVVEKCLSFGGPSERELLVNEMLGTTDENEPLQAMMKDQFANYVVQKVLETCDDQQRELILTRIKIHLNALKKYTYGKHIVARVEKLVAAGERRIAAQSLHPA, from the exons ATGTTATCTGAATTGGGTAGGCGACCGATGGTAGGAACTAATGACGGATCATTTGGTGATGATTTAGAGAAGGAAATAGGGTTGTTGCTGCGCGAACAACGAAGGCAAGAGGCTGGTGATCTCGAGAAAGAGCTCAATTTGTACAGAAGTGGTTCTGCGCCTCCAACTGTGGAGGGTTCATTGAGTGCAGTTGGGGGCTTGCTAGGTAATGGAAGCGGTGGTGCTAGTGCTGCGTTTGCTGAGTTTGTTAGTGGCAAAAAGGGGAATGGGCTTGAATCAGAGGAAGAGCTTAGGTCTGATCCTGCTTATCTTTCATACTATTATTCAAATGTGAATTTGAATCCTAGGCTTCCACCTCCTTTGATTTCCAGGGAGGATTGGAGGTTCGCACAAATATTGAAGGGGGGAGGAAGTTCCGTTTTAGGTGGGATTGGAGATAGGCGGAACGTCAATAGGGCTGATAATGGGAAAGGAAGATCTCTGTTCTCTATGCCTCCAGGATTTGATTCAAGGAAACATGAAAGTGGGATTGAGCCTGACAAGGTTCATAGCTCTGCGGAGTGGGGTGGTAATGGGCTGATTGGGTTACCAGGTTTAGGTATTGGGAGTAAACAGAAGAGTATTGCAGAAATCTTTCAG GATGATTTGGGGCATGCAACTTCTGGGACAGGGCACCGTTCGCGCCCAGCCAGCAGTAATGCAGTTAATGGAAAAATTGAGACTCCAGCTTCAGCTGAAGCTGAGCTGGCTCATTTGCGCCACAAGCTGTCATCTACAGATACTTTACGATCAGGTTCAAATGGTCGGGGCTCATCTGCTGCCCAAAATATTGGGCCTCCTCCTTATTCTTATGCTGCTGCTGTAGGTTCTTCCTTGTCTAGAAGTACTACTCCTGATCCTCAACTTGTTGCTAGGGTCCCAAGCCCTTGCCCTACACCCATTGGACAGGGGAGGGCTTCTGCATCTGAAAAGAGAGGTGTTACTGGTTCAAACTCATTTAATGGTGTTATATCCCACATAGGCGAGTCTACAGATTTGGCAGCTGCTTTGTCTGGCATGAACTTGTCAACAAATGGTGTGAAGAATGAAGAAAACTGTGAGGATGTTGATATCTTTGGTATCCAAGGAGGTCAGAATCATGAGAAGCAAAATGCTTACATACAGAAAGTTGAATCTAGACATTTACACATGCCTTCCCTCTCTCAATCAGCAAAGATTTCCTACTCTGATTTGGCTAAGAGCAATGGCAGTGGATCAGATGTGAATATCTCAAACTTGGTAGCTGATAGGCATGTTGAACTGCAGAAATCTGGTGTTCATTCTGGCAGTTCTTACATGAAAGGATCACCAACCTCCACTCTTAATAGTGGAGGTGGCTTATCAATGCAGTACCAGCATCTAGATAATGCAAATTCTTCTCTGCCAAACTATGGGTTAAGTGGATATTCAGTCAATCCAGCATTGGCTTCTATGATGGCCAGCCAATTTGGCACTGGTAATCTACCAATGTTATTGGAAAATGTTGCTGCAGCCTCAGCTGTGGCCGTCTCTGGAATGGACTCAAGAGTGCTTGGAGGAGGACTGGGGTCTGGTGCAAATATAACAGCTGCTGCCTCTGAGTCTCATAATCTTGGAAGAGTCGGTAGTCCAATGGCTGGGGGCACCCTTCAGGCACCTTTTGTTGATCCATTATATCTCCAGTACTTGAGGACTCCTGAGTATGCTGCCCATCTTGCAGCTCTTAATGATCCCTCAATTGATAGGAACTATTTAGGTAATTCTTACATGAATATCCTTGAACTTCAGAAAGCTTATGTTGGAGCTCTTTTATCATCTCAGCAATCACAGTCTGCAGTGCCAATTGGCGGTAAATCTGGCACTTCTAGTCATCATGGCTATTATGGGAATCCTGCTTTTGGTGTTGGTATGTCATATCCTGGAAGTCCTTTGGCAAGTCCTGTTATTCCAAATTCTCCAGTTGGACCTGGCAGTCCTATAAGACACAGTGAGCTGAATGTGCATTTTCCTTCCGCGATGAGGAACTTAGCTGGGGGCATCATTGGACCATGGCACTTGGACACAGGAGTAAAAATGGATGATAGCTTTGCATCCACTCTTCTGGAAGAGTTTAAGAGCAACAAAACCAAGTGTCTTGAACTTTCAGAAATTGCTGGCCACGTTGTTGAGTTCAG TGCGGACCAGTATGGAAGTAGGTTCATTCAACAAAAACTTGAGACAGCCACAACTGATGAGAAAAACATGGTTTACAAGGAAATCATGCCCCATGCTCTTGCATTAATGACTGATGTGTTTGGTAATTATGTAATTCAGAAG GCAATTGAGGTTGTTGACCTGGACCAGAAGATCAAAATGGTAGAAGAGCTTGATGGTCATGTCATGCGATGTGTACGTGATCAGAACGGGAACCATGTAATCCAAAAGTGTATCGAATGTGTCCCTGAAGAAAATATCCAATTTATTGTCTCAACATTCTTTGATCAAGTTGTGACACTCTCCACCCATCCATATGGGTGCCGTGTGATACAG AGGATATTAGAGCACTGCGAGGACCCAAAAACACAAAGTAAAGTCATGGATGAGATTTTAGGAGCGGTTAGCATGTTAGCACAAGATCAATATGGCAACTATGTCGTTCAG CATGTGCTGGAGCACGGAAAACCTCATGAACGATCCGCTATTATTAAGGAGTTAGCTGGGAAGATAGTTCAGATGAGCCAGCAGAAGTTCGCCTCCAATGTTGTGGAGAAGTGTTTATCTTTTGGTGGTCCCAGTGAGCGAGAGTTACTGGTGAATGAGATGCTTGGAACCACTGATGAAAATGAGCCTCTTCAG GCAATGATGAAAGATCAATTTGCAAACTATGTCGTACAAAAAGTGCTTGAGACTTGTGATGATCAACAACGCGAGTTGATTCTTACTcgaataaaaattcatttaaatgcaTTGAAGAAGTATACCTATGGAAAGCATATCGTTGCTCGTGTGGAGAAACTTGTTGCTGCTGGGG AAAGGAGAATCGCCGCACAGTCTCTGCACCCTGCTTAG